The following are encoded in a window of Amycolatopsis lexingtonensis genomic DNA:
- a CDS encoding AfsR/SARP family transcriptional regulator — MDEGDRPGVELVLLGRFELLDGGERIALPRAAQRLLAFLAVRDGAAVNRNAAAERLWPESRRQRAAANLRQALWHVRRSTAAPVVETPVDHLRLAPALPVDFRGALDAAHHVVGASARPAPEGLVDALSRDLLPDWTEDWLAPERQRWEQVRLHALEAIAQHLITAGAHLAALEAAFTAIGIDPVRESAHRTVIAAHLAQGNGGSALRHYQHYRALLHRELGVRPSPHMTRLVAAQGAM; from the coding sequence ATGGACGAGGGCGACAGACCCGGCGTGGAATTGGTGCTGCTGGGCCGGTTCGAGCTGCTGGACGGCGGCGAGCGGATCGCGCTGCCGCGGGCGGCGCAGCGCCTGCTGGCGTTCCTGGCAGTACGCGACGGCGCCGCGGTGAACCGCAACGCGGCGGCCGAGCGGCTGTGGCCGGAGAGCCGCCGCCAGCGCGCGGCGGCCAACCTGCGCCAGGCGCTGTGGCACGTCCGGCGCTCCACGGCCGCCCCGGTCGTCGAGACCCCGGTCGACCACCTGCGGCTGGCCCCGGCGCTCCCGGTCGACTTCCGCGGTGCGCTCGACGCGGCCCACCACGTCGTCGGCGCTTCGGCCCGCCCGGCGCCGGAGGGGCTCGTCGACGCGCTGTCCCGCGACCTGCTGCCCGACTGGACCGAGGACTGGCTGGCCCCGGAACGGCAGCGCTGGGAGCAGGTCCGCCTGCACGCGCTGGAAGCGATCGCCCAGCACCTGATCACGGCCGGCGCGCACCTGGCCGCGCTGGAAGCGGCGTTCACGGCGATCGGCATCGACCCGGTCCGGGAAAGCGCTCACCGCACGGTGATCGCGGCCCACCTGGCCCAGGGCAACGGCGGCTCGGCGCTGCGGCACTACCAGCACTACCGGGCGCTGCTGCACCGCGAGCTGGGCGTGCGCCCGTCACCGCACATGACGCGGCTGGTCGCGGCGCAAGGCGCGATGTGA
- a CDS encoding SMI1/KNR4 family protein — MNPGESDAGIAEAMAEALRAGAGAGWTNATLQLRHTGGSVSCTAWSDVRDSLRVDYTSIARRLFELPPAVLEVRLDVAGTYSFTARPDLTAVSPGQLVFDPDFRYPGHPLPGLPRPAAAEPTGAPTDPRVRAEVFRLTGQYAEAYTRIKGTAPPWPAGKTEAELAGAEARMGVRLPEDLRALYLVADGDPRETGLLGPYSHDPLERVVDNYLEGAPGSYGWEDALDDDGVVFETVPFGHVKRLSRNDWWITFGGDRAMNYLAVDVDPAARGHAGQVLEYGRDIYGPLRYVATSITAMLTEVVTALRAGRFDDPGGQYLVAETDLRDAAERSYNEVVSKAAELDLPSVVAGLPGRELVQEVYLNDAADVDLAVFAPLTSLRRLSVNRAAAVTASVGGLGALESVQLEAGSADLAGLAAHPVLWDLQLEGVQEPLDLGVLRTLPRLARLHLAGSTVPDLGQVADLPGLRVLGLDAGQVRRLLDLGRPLPRLAALFVSGRTTLPEMAELRSALGAGRAGPVTEFSAVLPGRH; from the coding sequence ATGAATCCGGGGGAAAGCGACGCCGGCATCGCCGAGGCGATGGCCGAAGCCCTGCGCGCGGGCGCGGGAGCCGGCTGGACGAACGCCACGCTCCAGCTGCGGCACACCGGCGGGTCCGTCTCGTGCACGGCGTGGAGTGACGTGCGGGACTCCCTTCGCGTCGACTACACGTCGATCGCGAGGCGGCTGTTCGAGCTGCCGCCCGCCGTGCTGGAAGTGCGGCTCGACGTCGCGGGGACCTACAGCTTCACCGCCCGGCCGGACCTCACGGCCGTCTCGCCGGGGCAGCTCGTCTTCGACCCGGACTTCCGCTATCCCGGGCACCCTCTGCCGGGGCTGCCGCGCCCGGCGGCCGCCGAACCGACCGGCGCGCCGACGGATCCCCGGGTGCGCGCCGAGGTCTTCCGGCTCACCGGCCAGTACGCGGAGGCCTACACCCGCATCAAAGGCACGGCTCCCCCGTGGCCCGCGGGGAAGACCGAAGCGGAGCTGGCCGGCGCCGAGGCGCGCATGGGCGTCCGGCTGCCCGAGGACCTGCGGGCGCTGTACCTGGTGGCGGACGGCGATCCCCGGGAGACCGGCCTGCTCGGGCCCTACTCCCACGACCCGCTGGAGCGCGTCGTCGACAACTACCTCGAGGGCGCACCCGGTTCTTACGGCTGGGAAGACGCGCTGGACGACGACGGCGTCGTGTTCGAGACCGTGCCCTTCGGCCACGTGAAGCGCCTGTCGCGCAACGACTGGTGGATCACCTTCGGCGGGGACCGGGCGATGAACTACCTCGCGGTGGACGTCGACCCCGCCGCGCGGGGGCACGCGGGCCAGGTCCTCGAGTACGGCCGCGACATCTACGGCCCGCTGCGCTACGTGGCGACGTCGATCACCGCCATGCTGACCGAAGTCGTGACAGCGCTGCGGGCCGGGCGCTTCGACGACCCGGGCGGGCAGTACCTGGTCGCGGAGACGGATCTCCGCGACGCCGCCGAGCGGTCGTACAACGAGGTGGTCTCGAAGGCGGCCGAGCTGGACCTGCCGTCGGTGGTGGCCGGGCTGCCCGGCCGGGAGCTGGTGCAGGAGGTCTACCTGAACGACGCCGCCGACGTCGACCTGGCCGTGTTCGCCCCGCTGACGTCGTTGCGGCGGCTGAGCGTCAACCGCGCCGCCGCCGTCACCGCGTCCGTCGGCGGCCTCGGCGCGCTGGAATCGGTGCAGCTCGAGGCCGGAAGCGCCGACCTCGCCGGGCTCGCCGCGCACCCGGTGCTGTGGGACCTGCAGCTGGAAGGCGTTCAGGAACCGCTCGACCTGGGGGTGCTGCGCACGCTGCCCCGGCTGGCGAGGCTGCACCTCGCCGGCTCGACGGTGCCGGACCTCGGCCAGGTCGCCGATCTCCCCGGCCTGCGCGTGCTGGGGCTCGACGCCGGGCAGGTCCGCCGGCTGCTCGACCTCGGCCGTCCCCTGCCCCGCCTCGCGGCGCTGTTCGTCTCCGGGCGGACGACGCTGCCGGAGATGGCCGAGCTGCGGTCCGCGCTCGGAGCCGGCCGGGCGGGCCCGGTGACCGAGTTCTCGGCCGTGCTGCCCGGGCGTCACTGA
- a CDS encoding nitronate monooxygenase — MTTDDSGTPRIIQGGMGVAISSWPLARAVSRTGQLGVVSGTALEIVCARRLQQGDPGGHVRRALAHFPLPGAADRILRTYYVPDGKTPRAGYRPVPRFTLNPSAALRELTIAANFVEVFLAKENHDGPVGINYLRKIELPIPFACYGAMLAGVDHVLMGAGNPADLPLLLDRLARHEPVTLPVRVQGATSADGDFAIHFDPRDLAIDDRPVLRRPRFDAIVASVDLATALAADPTTRPDGFVVEGHSAGGHNAPPRGPRRLDAQGQPLYDDRDIVEPRQMAGIGLPFWMAGSYGTPSGLTDALAGGAAGVQVGTAFALCRESGMADEYKYRLLDQAARGQVDVRTDARVSPTGFPFKVAQLAGTLSDEQVYADRQRVCDLGVLRSAYRKPDGTIGYRCPSEPTAVYQRHGGRPANTVGRRCLCNALLATADFAQQRPSGYTEPAIVTTGADYTAVHDLIAQLPAGDRTYTAQAVVSYLLGDQTL, encoded by the coding sequence GTGACTACCGACGATTCCGGCACGCCTCGGATCATCCAGGGTGGCATGGGGGTGGCGATCTCGTCCTGGCCGCTGGCCAGAGCGGTGTCCCGGACCGGCCAACTGGGAGTCGTCTCGGGCACCGCTCTCGAAATCGTGTGCGCACGCCGGCTGCAGCAAGGCGACCCCGGCGGCCACGTCCGCCGTGCGCTGGCGCACTTCCCCCTGCCCGGAGCCGCCGACCGGATACTGCGCACCTACTACGTCCCGGACGGCAAAACCCCGCGGGCCGGGTACCGGCCGGTGCCGCGGTTCACCCTGAACCCGTCGGCCGCACTGCGGGAGCTCACCATCGCAGCGAACTTCGTCGAGGTGTTCCTGGCCAAGGAAAACCACGACGGGCCGGTCGGGATCAACTACCTGCGCAAGATCGAACTGCCGATCCCGTTCGCCTGCTACGGCGCGATGCTGGCCGGTGTCGACCACGTGCTGATGGGCGCCGGCAACCCCGCCGACCTGCCCCTCCTCCTGGACCGCCTGGCCCGCCACGAACCGGTCACCCTGCCGGTCCGGGTCCAGGGCGCCACCTCGGCCGACGGCGACTTCGCCATCCACTTCGACCCGCGGGACCTCGCCATCGACGACCGGCCGGTGCTGCGCCGGCCACGCTTCGACGCGATCGTGGCCTCGGTCGACCTCGCCACCGCGCTGGCCGCCGATCCCACCACGCGGCCCGACGGATTCGTGGTCGAGGGCCACTCCGCCGGCGGTCACAACGCACCGCCCCGCGGACCACGCCGGCTCGACGCACAGGGGCAACCCCTCTACGACGACCGGGACATCGTGGAACCACGGCAAATGGCCGGCATCGGCCTGCCGTTCTGGATGGCCGGCTCGTACGGCACTCCGTCCGGCCTCACCGACGCGCTGGCCGGCGGCGCGGCCGGAGTGCAGGTCGGCACCGCGTTCGCCCTGTGCCGCGAGTCCGGCATGGCCGACGAGTACAAGTACCGCCTGCTCGACCAGGCGGCCCGAGGACAGGTCGACGTCCGCACCGACGCCCGCGTTTCACCCACCGGCTTCCCGTTCAAGGTCGCCCAGCTGGCGGGCACCCTCTCCGACGAACAGGTCTACGCCGACCGGCAGCGCGTCTGCGACCTCGGCGTGCTGCGTTCCGCCTACCGCAAACCCGACGGCACGATCGGCTACCGGTGCCCGTCCGAACCCACGGCGGTCTACCAACGCCACGGCGGACGACCGGCGAACACCGTCGGCCGGCGCTGCTTGTGCAACGCACTGCTGGCCACCGCCGATTTCGCCCAGCAACGTCCCAGTGGCTACACCGAGCCCGCGATCGTCACCACCGGCGCCGATTACACCGCGGTACACGACCTCATCGCGCAGCTGCCCGCCGGCGACCGCACCTACACCGCCCAGGCTGTTGTCAGCTATCTGCTCGGCGACCAAACACTGTGA
- the rlmN gene encoding 23S rRNA (adenine(2503)-C(2))-methyltransferase RlmN, whose protein sequence is MTALPLVFDAPKRGLPPRHLADLSVAERAAAVAELGEKPFRAKQLSNHYFSRLTVDPAEMTDIPAASREKLVADLMPTLLTEVRALAADNGATRKTLWRAHDGTLLESVLMRYPDRATLCISSQAGCGMACPFCATGQGGLDRNLSTAEIVDQVRSAAAVMRDGTMPGGPGRLSNIVFMGMGEPLANYKRVVAAVRRITDPAPGGLGIGQRSVTVSTVGLAPAIRKLADEKMQVRLAVSLHTPDDELRDTLVPVNERWSVDEVLSAARYYADTSGRRVSIEYALIRDINDQPWRAELLAKRLRKHLGQLVHVNVIPLNPTPGSKWDASPKPVEREFVRLVNAGGVACTVRDTRGQEIAAACGQLAAEG, encoded by the coding sequence ATGACTGCCCTCCCCCTCGTTTTCGACGCCCCCAAGCGCGGCCTCCCGCCGCGCCACCTCGCCGACCTTTCGGTGGCCGAGCGCGCCGCCGCCGTGGCCGAGCTGGGGGAGAAGCCGTTCCGGGCGAAGCAGCTGTCGAACCACTACTTCTCCCGTCTCACGGTCGACCCGGCGGAGATGACGGACATCCCGGCGGCGTCCCGCGAAAAGCTGGTCGCCGACCTGATGCCGACGCTGCTGACCGAGGTCCGCGCGTTGGCGGCCGACAACGGCGCGACGCGCAAGACGCTGTGGCGGGCGCACGACGGCACGCTGCTGGAGAGCGTCCTGATGCGCTACCCGGACCGCGCGACCCTGTGCATCTCGAGCCAGGCGGGCTGCGGCATGGCCTGCCCGTTCTGCGCGACTGGCCAGGGCGGGCTTGATCGAAACCTGTCGACGGCGGAGATCGTCGACCAGGTCCGCTCGGCGGCGGCGGTCATGCGCGACGGCACGATGCCGGGCGGCCCCGGACGGCTGTCGAACATCGTCTTCATGGGGATGGGCGAGCCGCTGGCCAACTACAAGCGCGTGGTGGCCGCGGTCCGGCGGATCACGGATCCGGCGCCGGGTGGGCTGGGGATCGGGCAGCGGTCGGTGACGGTGTCGACCGTGGGGCTGGCGCCGGCGATCCGGAAGCTGGCCGATGAGAAGATGCAGGTTCGGCTGGCGGTGTCGTTGCACACGCCGGACGACGAGCTGCGGGACACGCTGGTGCCGGTGAACGAGCGCTGGTCGGTCGATGAGGTGCTCTCCGCCGCGCGGTACTACGCCGATACTTCTGGTCGTCGGGTCTCGATCGAGTACGCCCTGATCCGGGACATCAACGACCAGCCGTGGCGGGCCGAGCTGCTCGCGAAGCGGCTGCGCAAGCACCTGGGCCAGCTGGTCCACGTCAATGTCATCCCCTTGAACCCGACGCCGGGTTCGAAGTGGGATGCGTCGCCGAAGCCGGTGGAGCGGGAGTTCGTGCGGCTGGTCAACGCCGGCGGAGTAGCGTGCACGGTGCGTGACACGCGCGGCCAGGAGATCGCCGCGGCTTGCGGTCAGCTCGCCGCCGAAGGCTGA